In the genome of Nonomuraea sp. NBC_00507, the window TACGCTCGCGATGGGCACGGCCAGCCCGACACCCACCCCCAGCCCGAGCACGCCGACCCCCGTCGCGCGCCCCAAACGGCCCGGCGAGCCCTGCGCCGAGGAAGATCTGGTGCTCAGCCTCCAGGCCGGCAAGGACAAGATCTACGCAGCCGGCGCCCAGCCCGCCTTCGTGGTCACGCTGGTGAACACGGGACCCGTGATGTGCACGGCCGACGTGGGACCGCGGGCCATGGAGATCCGCATCACCTCGGGTGCGGATCGCATCTGGTCCACGGCCGACTGCGTCAGCGGCCCGGGAACCGACATCAAGCAGTTGCAGCGGGGCGTGCCGTACGTGCGGACACTGAGCTGGGACCGCCGCCGCTCCAGCAGCAACTGCCGCTCCACCCCGGCGGCCGCCCTGCCCGGCACCTACGTGGCCACTGTTCGCCTGGGCAAGCTCCGCAGCACCAAGGGCGTCTTCCACCTGCGCTAGATCGTCAGAGTCGGGTTAGACGTAGCGTTCGAGGATGGAGGATTCGGCGAGGCGGGACAGGCCCTCGCGGACGCTGCGGGCGCGGGACTCGCCGACGCCGCCCACCGCCTGCAGATCGTCGATGCTGGCCGCCAGCAGCTTCTGCAGGCTGCCGAAGTGGCTGACCAGGCGGTCCACCACTGTCGCGGGCAGGCGGGGGACCTTGGCGAGCAGGCGGAATCCGCGTGGGCTGACCGGGCTGTCCAGCTTGTCGGAGCCGTGGTGGCCGAGGACCTGGGCGACGGCCGAGAGGTCCAAAAGCTCGTTGCCCGACAGCGTGTCGAGGTCGTGCATGGCGTCCACCAGGCGCTTCTGGCGGCGCGCGGAGGGGGCGGGGAGGTAGTCGCGGATCACCAGCTCGCGTTCGGAGTCCACGCCCGCCACGAGCTCGTCGAGCTGCAGGGACAGCAGGCGGCCGTCGGTGCCCAGCTCCACCACGTAGCCCTTGATCTCGTCGGAGATGCGCCGGACCATCTCGAGGCGCTGGACGACGGCGGCCACGTCTCTGACGGTGACCAGGTCCTCGATCTCCAGGGCCGACAGGGTGCCGGAGACCTCGTCCAGGCGGTGCTTGTAGCGCTCTAGGGTGGCCAGAGCCTGGTTGGCCTTGGAGAGGATGGCCGCGGACTCCTCCAGCACATAGCGAATGCCGTCGAGGTAGAGCGCGATGATCCGCATCGACTTGCTGATCGCGATGATGGGCAGCCCGGTCTGCCTCGCGACCCGCTGGGCGGTGCGGTGGCGGGTGCCGGCCTCGTCAGTGGGGATCGCGGGGTCGGGCACGAGGTGCACGGCGGCGCGTACGATCTTGTGGTCGTCGCTCAGCACGATCGCGCCGTCCATCTTGGCCAGCTCGCGCAGCCGGGTGGCGGAGAAATCGACGTCAAGCTCAAAACCGCCGCTGCAGAGCTCCTCGACATCCCGGTTGTAGCCGAGCACGATCAACCCGCCGGTCTGCCCACGCAGAATCCGCTCGAGGCCGTCGCGCAACGGTGTGCCCGGGGCCACAGCGGCCAGGGCTTCGCGACGACGTTCGTCCAGACTCCTATCCACCTGACCCCCGTGTCGATCGGTCAACCGTCAGCTTAGCCGCGCTATGTGACGTGTGTGAGTGCGTCCCAGACGTTCTCCGCCTGAACCACCTCAAACCCGGGCGCGAACGCCACAGGCCCCACAGGCACCAGAGCACGCTGCCCGTTACGCCGCCGGGCACCGTCCTCCAAGGATCCGGCCGGTACGAGTGCGCGTTTGAAGCCCAGCCTGGCCGCCTCGGTCAACCTCCTGCGTACGTCCTTGACCGGGCGCAGCTCACCGGCCAGGCCCACTTCGCCCAGGGCCACCAGTCCCGGAGGCAGCGGCTTGTCGCCGGCGGCGCTGGCCACCGCGAGCATGACCGACAGATCCACGGCGGGGTCGGCCAGTTTGATGCCTCCCACGGTCGCGGTGAACACGTCGCAGCCGCCGAGGCGGGCGTTGAGCCGGCGCTCCAGGACCGCCAGGATCATCTGCACGCGGTAGGTGTCGAGGCCGGAGGAGGTGCGCCGGGGCTGCTGCGCCTCGGTGCGCGCGACCAGGGCCTGGACCTCGGCGGGCAGCGGGCGGGTGCCCTCGACCGTGACCGTGACGCAGGTGCCGGGCACCGGCTCGCTGCGCCGGGAGACGAACAGGCCGCTCGGGTCGGTGATGCCCTCGATGCCCCGCTCGTGCAGGTCGAAGCAGCCGACCTCGTCGGTGGGGCCGAACCGGTTTTTGATCGCGCGCACCATGCGGAGCCTGGAGTGGCGGTCGCCCTCGAAGTTGAGCACGACGTCGACCAGGTGCTCGAGCGTGCGGGGGCCGGCGATCGAGCCTTCCTTGGTGACGTGGCCGACGAGCACCGTGGCCATGTTGCGATCCTTGGCCAGGCGCACGAGATTGGCAGCCACCTCGCGCACCTGCGTCACCCCGCCGGGCACGCCGGTGGCCTGCGCGGAGCCGACCGTCTGCACCGAGTCGACGACGAGGAGCGTGGGCTGGACCTTCTCCACATGCGTCACCAGGGCCGACAGCTCGGTCTCCGCGGCGAGGTAGAGGTTGGGCTCGATGGCGGCGATGCGGTCGGCCCGCAGCCGCACCTGGGCGGCCGACTCCTCGCCCGTCACGTAGAGCACGGTCTCGCGCTGGGCGATGCGGGCGGCGGCCTGCAGCAGGAGCGTGGACTTGCCGATGCCGGGCTCGCCCGCCAGCAGCACGACCGCGCCGGCCACCAGCCCGCCGCCGAGCACCCGGTCGAGCTCTCCCACGCCGGTCGTGCGGGCGGCCGCGACCTCGGCCTTGACCTGGCCGATCGGGACCGCGGGCGCGCTGGTGGCGCCGCCTTGGACGATGGTGGCGCCGGCCCGGGCGCCCTCCTCGTCGACCGTGCCCCACGCCTGGCACTCACCGCACCGCCCCACCCATTTCGTGGTGCGCCAACCGCATTCGGCGCAGCGGTATCCGGGCTTCTGGGCTGACTTGGCCATGCCGAGCAGGGTAGCGGCACGGGCCGACAATCTTGGCTAGACGAGGCCCAGGTCGGACTCCAGGAGGCGCTTGGGCTTGGCGCCGACCACGCGCTTCACCGGTTCGCCGTTCTCGAACAGGATCAGCGTGGGGATGCCCATCACGCCGTACTTGGCCATGATCTCCGGGTTTTCGTCGGTGTTGAGCTTGCCGATCGTCAGGCCGCGCTCGGCCTCGATCTGCTCCAGCACGGGCGCCACCATCCGGCAGGGACCGCACCACTCGGCCCAGAAGTCCACCAGCACCGGCCGGTCGCTCTTGAGCACCTGCTCGTCGAAGTTTTCAGTCGTCAATGTGATCATGTTTCATCCCCTGACAAAGCAACCTGGGCACGATTGGGCGAGCTGGGCGGCCACCTCGGCGCGGCGGGTGAGCAGGAGACGGATCTCCTCGTCGATCTCGGCCAGCTTGCGCTGGTAGACCTCCACGGACTCGGCGCACGAGCCGCCCGTGCTGTGCCCGCTGCGCAGGCAGTCCACGAACGGCCGGGTGTCCTCCAAGGTGAAGCCGACGGCGAGCAGGGCCCGGATCTCGGTGACCAGCCTGACGTCGTCCTCGGAATATTGCCGGTAGCCGTTGGAACCGCGCCGTGCGCTGAGCAGCCCGTGCTGCTCGTAGTAGCGGAGCGAGCGGGTGCTCACTCCGGTGCGTTCCGCCAGCTCTCCGATGCGCATACCCCCAAGGGTAAACTTTGACACTGACGTCAAGGTCAAGCCCGGGGTGCTCAGTAATAGCGCCAGCGCAACACGTTCGGATAGGGCAGCTCCAGCCCGGGTGTCTCGGCGATGGCCTGCTCGGCCACCTCGGGTGCGAACTCGATGCGCAGCACCGCCTCCAGGTCCGCCCGTCGCTCGAAGGCCATGCGCAGGTCCAGCGGCTGACGCTGCCACCCGTGGCGGTCCCAGAACGCCTCGACCTCGCGTGCCGAGTACGTCGGCACGGTGTGCGAGAACCACCGCCCGAACGAGCCCCGCGTCGCGTCCAGGTCGATGACGAAGGCCGCGCCGCCGCGGCGCACCACCCTGGACAGCTCCCGGAGCCCCGGCTCGCAGCCGGGACCGAAGAAGTACGCCCAGCGCGCCATCGCCACATCCACGCTCGCGTCCGGCAGTGGCAGGTCCTGTGCCGCGGCGGCGTGCACGCTCACGTTGGCCAGCGCGGCGCACCGGCGGCGGGCCAGCATGGCCAGGTCGCCGTGCGGCTCGACGCCGATCACGCTCGCGGCCGACCTGGCCAGCACGGGCAGGTGGTAACCGGTGCCGCAGCCGATGTCGAGCACGGTGGCGGCGTCCCAGGGGCGCAGGGCGCGCATCGCCGCGTCGGCCGCGCCCTCGGGATCGACGGCGCGGTTCTCCACCTCGTAGACCTGGGGTGTGTTCCAGATGTTGGGGCTCGGGATCGCGCCTTTGGCTATCCGTGGCATGCCCCAACGGTAGATGCACAACCTCCGTGGTGAGGCGGCTCACCACAGGGGCTAGCGCGCCATATCCGGTTCTCCGGCTTAGGCTGGCAGCGTGGCTGATGTCATCCGCGTGCCCAATGCGAAGATCGCATTGTCCACTGCTTCGGTATATCCGGAACGCACTCCTGACGCGTTCGAGTTGGCCGCCCGCCTGGGCTATGACGGCGTAGAGATCATGGTCGGCGCCGACCCCGTGAGCCAGGACATCGACGTGATCGAGCGGCTCTCCGAGCACTATCAAGTTCCCGTCCTGGCCATTCACGCCCCCTGTCTGCTGGTGACCCAGCGGGTGTGGGGTCGCGACCCCTGGGCCAAGCTGGTCAAGGCACAGAAGGCGGCCGAGCGCCTGGGCGCCTCGACAGTCGTGGTGCACCCGCCGTTTCGCTGGCAGCGCGACTACGCGCGCGACTTCGAGGTGGGGCTGGCCAGGATGCGCGACGAGACGGACGTCACGTTCGCGGTGGAGAACATGTTCCCGCTGCGGGCCAGGGGCAACGACGTGGTGCCCTACTCGCCCGGCTGGAACCCGATCGACTACGAGTTCCCCCAGGTCACCCTGGACCTGTCGCACACGGCCGTGTCCGGCTCGGACGCCATGGAGATGGCCGCCAAGCTCGGTGACCGGCTGGCGCACCTCCACCTGGCCGACGGCATCGGGGTGACGAACAAGGACGAGCATCTGGTGCCGGGCAGGGGCAACCAGCCCTGCGCCCAGATGCTGGAGCGCCTGGCCAAGACCGGCTACTCCGGCCTGGTCGTGCTCGAGATCAACACGCGCAAGGCGGCGAGCCGTACCGAGCGGATCGACGATCTGGCCGAGGGGCTGGCCTTCGCGCGGCTGCACCTGGCGGCGTCTACATGAACATCGGGCCGATGAGGGATCTTGGCAGGGTGTTCGACCGCGTGGCCGACGCCTACGACGCGGGCCGGCCCAGCTACCCCGACGAGATGTATCGCGCCGTGAGCGAGCTGACCGGCGTCGACCTGGACGGCGCCACGACCGTGGACGTGGGGGCGGGCACGGGCATTCTGACGCGGGCGCTCAGAGCGCGTGGCTCGCACGTCATCGCGGTCGATCCGGGTGCGGAGATGCTGGCCAAGCTCATGTCCCGGTCCGCGAACGGCACGCCGGCCGTCGCTGCGGTGCAGGGTGACGGCAACGCGCTGCCGCTCGCGGACGGGGTGGCCGACCTGGTGGCGTACGGCCAGTCGTGGCACTGGCTGGACCCGGTGGTCTCGATCGCCGAGGCCAGGAGGGTGCTGCGGCAGCGTGGCGCGATCGTGGGCTGCTGGAACTTCCACCACGCCGCCCAGGCGGACTGGCTGGCCGCCTACGAGGCCCGCCTGGCCGAGGAGGTCCCCGCCTACTGGGGGCCGGCCGTCGAGGAGTGGTCGGTGCCGCCCATCGCCTCGGCCTTCGAGGTGATCGAAGAGCGTTGGATCCCGTGGACGCGGCTGGTCGGCATCGAGGACTTCCTGCTGGACCTACGCTCGCACTCATACATGGCGGCGCTGTCGGCGCAGGCGGCCGGCGCGCTCGTCGAGCGGCAGCGGGCGGAGTTGCGCGAGGAGTTCCCGGAGGGCGTGTTGTCGGTGCCGATGCGGGTCTATCTGGCGGTGGGCCGGTGAGCACGGGCGGCGTTTGGCGACCGAGCCCGCCTCGCGGAGTGAGGCCATGAGCACAGTAAAGCGGCGTCCGGGGCGTCGGCCCGGGTCTGCCGACACGCGTGGAGAGATCCTGGCGGCGGCGAGGAAGGTGTTCTCCGAGAAGGGGTTCGACAAGGCCACGGTGCGCGGCATCGCCAGGGAGGCCAAGGTCGATCCCGCCCTCGTGCACCACTACTTCGCGACGAAGGAGGGCATGTTCGCGGCGGCCATGCAGTTGCCGGTCAGCCCCGATACCGTCATCCCGCTTCTGCTGGAGGGCCCGCGCGAAGAGATCGGCGAGCGGCTGGTCCGCATGATCCTGCGCGTCACCGCCTCGCCGGAGACGCGCGAGCCTCTGGTCGCGCTGATCCGGTCGGCCATGACCAACGAGCAGGCGGCCGTGATGATGCGGGAGTTCATCACCAACGCCCTGCTCTACCAGGTGGCCGGCCGGCTGGAGGTGCCGCACCTGCGGATCGAGGCCGCGTTCGCCCAGATGTTCGGCGTGATCCTGGGGCGCTATGTGCTCAAGCTGGAGCCGCTGGCGAGCGCCGATCCCGAGGAGCTGGTCGAGTTGCTGGCGCCGACCATCCAGAGGTACTTCGCCGGCTAGAGCATTGTTCTACACAGCGCGGTGACCTTAGGGTATGTCGCGTACCCTGGCAAAGTTACTCACGGGTAGGATCAGGGTAGCGGTCGGTGGTTCGGGTGACCGTACGCTGGCAGCCAACGTCGTCTGTGGGAGGAACCCGTGCTCTGGGTAGCCATCATCGGACTCGTCATGACCGTCCTGGCGGTGGCCGTCGCCGGCCGCAGGGCGCTGTTCCTGTACAAGCTGGCGACCGTGGGCCCGCCCGCACCTGAGCGGATCGACTACGCCAAGACGCACGCCGCCGACGAGGCCAAGGCGCAGCTGGTCGAGGTGTTCGGGCAGAAGAAGCTGCTCAAGTGGACGCCGTCGGGCACCGCGCACTTTTTCGTCATGTGGGCGTTCTTCATCCTGCTGACCGTCTACATCGAGGCGTACGGCGCGATCGTCCAGGGGGCGATCACCGGCCGGCCCGACTTCCACATCCCGCTCATCGGGACCTGGGGCGTGCTGGGCTTCCTGCAGGACTTCATCGCGGTCGCGTGCCTGGCGGGCCTCGCGGTCTTCGCGGGCATCCGGATCAAGAACGCGCCCGAGAAGCTCGGCCGCAGCTCGCGCTTCTCCGGGTCCCACCTGGGCGGCGCGTGGCTCGTGCTGTTCATGATCTTCAACATCATCTGGACGCTCTTCCTGGCCAGGGGCGCGGCGGCGGCCAACGGGAACTTCCCGTACTCCTCGGGCGCCTTCGTCTCGCTGGCGCTCGGCGACGTGCTGCCGCAGAGCGGGCTGTTGGAGGAGATCGCGCTGCTCCTGCACATCGGCTTCATGCTGGTGTTCCTGGTGATCGTGGTGCACTCCAAGCACCTGCACATCTTCACCGCGCCGCTGAACGTGCTGTTCTCGCGCCGTCCCGACGGCCTCGGCGCGGCAGTGGAAATGCGGGTGGACGGCAAGCCGGTGGACTTCGAGGACGAGGACCTGGATCCGGAGCGGCTGGGGCGCGGCAAGATCGGCGACACCACGTGGAAGGGGTTCCTGGACTTCTACTCCTGTACGGAGTGCGGCCGCTGCCAGTCGCAGTGCCCGGCGTGGAACACCGACAAGCCGCTGTCGCCGAAGATGCTCATCCTCGACCAGCGTGACCACGCCTTCAAGGTGGCGCCCTACCTGATGGCGGCGAGCACGGAGCACGCCGACAAGGACGTGCTGGCACTGCTGGAGAAGCCGCTGGTCGGCGAGGATGGTGTGATCCACCCGGACGTGCTGTGGTCGTGCACCAACTGCGGCGCGTGCGTCGAGCAGTGCCCGGTGGACATCGAGCACATCGACCACATTCTCGATATGCGCCGCTACCAGGTGATGGTCGAGTCGTCGTTCCCGTCAGAGGCGGGGGTGATGGTCAAGAACCTGGAGAACAAGGGCAACCCGTGGGGGATGTCCGAGATGAAGCGGGCCGACTGGATCGAGGAGCTCGATTTCGAGGTCGAGGTCGTCGACGAGAAGATGCCCGAGGACGCCGAATACCTGTTCTGGGTGGGCTGCGCGGGCGCGCTTGAGGACCGGGCCAAGAAGACCACCAAGGCCGTGGCCGAGCTGCTGCACATCGCGGGCGTGAAGTTCGCGGTGCTGGGGCCGATGGAGGCGTGCACCGGCGACCCGGCCCGCCGCCTGGGCATGGAATATCTGTTCAACATGCTCGCCCAGCAGAACATCGAGACGCTCAACGAGGCGGGCGTCAAGAAGATCGTCGCCACCTGCCCGCACTGCTTCAACACGCTCGCGAACGAATACCCACAGCTCGGCGGCACGTACGAGGTCGTGCACCACACGCAGCTGCTGTCGAAGCTGGTGGACGAGGGACTGCTCACCCCGATCACGCCGATCGAGGAGAAGATCACCTACCACGACCCGTGCTTCCTCGGCCGCCACAACAAGGTTTACTCCCAGCCCCGCGACATCATGTCCAAGGTGCCCGGCGTCACGACCCAGGAGATGCACCGGCACAAGGACCGCGGCTTCTGCTGCGGCGCGGGCGGCGCGCGCATGTGGATGGAGGAGCGCATCGGCAAGCGCATCAACACCGAGCGCGTGGACGAGGCGCTGACCACCAACCCGGACACCGTGTCCACGGCCTGCCCGTTCTGCATGGTGATGCTGGGCGATGCGATCAACGAGAAGAAGAACAACGGTGAGGCCAAGGAGTCGCTGGAAGTCGTGGACGTGGCTCAGCTCTTGATCAAATCGGTCAAAGGCGCTTCCTGACCGGGAAATGTCGGACTCCTCCACACGCGTGGTGGAGGAGTTTCGCATGTCAGCAGGGGTGGTTACAAGAAATCAACCATCCACATAACGGGAAAATCACGGTAACCTCAACGTCGCATGGCTCTATTCGACGGGGAGGGGGCTCGTGATGGGCGTCGTCGTCACCGACGCCGAGGTCACCCTGGCTGACGTGCTCTCCTTGCGACTGGCCATCGACGAACCACTACAAGAGGGCACAGAGCTCGTCCTCAGGAACCGCACCACGGGGGTGGAGCGCGATGTGCGGCTCGGCACTCGGGGCGCGCGATCGCGCGAGGCCACGCTGGCGGTCTCGCTGGCGCCGCTGGACCTCAGCGCCGGGCGCTGGGATGCCTACCTGCGGGGGGCGAACGGCAAGCGCAGCAGGTTGCGCAGTGTCGATCCCGGCTTCTCGCTCGACCACCTCGACGCCTACGCCCTGTGCAAGCGCACCCTGGCCTACCGCTCCTACCGCACCCGCAACGGGTTCCTCGCGCTGAAGATCTCCGACGCGGAGCCCGCAGCCGAGGTGCGCGCGATCTGGTTCAGGGAAGGCCGTTTCGAGGCCATGGGCCTGCTGGCCTACTCCGGGCTCGAGGACGACGACTCCCGCCACGAGGCCACGCTGACGCTGGACCGCCGGCAGACCAGCGCGCGGGTGACGGCCACGGCCTTCGTCCAAGGCGTGCGCTTCCACGCCGCCTTCTCTCTCGTGGACGTTGTGGCCGCCGACCCCGCGAGCTCCGACACCGCGGCGGGCTCCGGCACCTGGGAGCCGGCGCTGCAGGTGGAGGGCGTGCCCACGCCGCTGAAGCTGGGCGCCTGGCTCGACGACGTGGACGGCAAGCGCCGCCGGCTGCACTACCCCTCGGCCAAGGTGGACGGCGTGCCGATCAAACCCTGCTACACCGCCGACGACGAGCTGCGCATCGAGGTGGGCGGATGAAGGTCAGCCTGGTCCTGCCCTCCGCGTACGGCATGCGGGGCGATGTGCGGGCCACGCTCAACCTCGCCTCGGCGCTGGCGAAGCGGCACGAGGTCGAGGTGATCAGCGTACGGCGGCAGAAGGAGAAGCCGTTCTTCCCCGTCGACCCCGACGTGGCCATGCGCAGCGTGGTCGACGCCCGGCCGGGCGTCAGGCACGTGCTCCCGCGCGGCCAGATGCGCACCGAGGTGGCGCTGTGGCGGGTGTTGCGCGGGCTCAAGTGCGACGTGCTGATCACCACCCGGCCGGCGCTCGGCGTCCAGGCCGCCAGGCACGCTCCCCGCGAGATTCTGAAGATCGCCAGAGAATGGTCGCGGCCGGCCGTGCCCGCTCCCGTGAAACGCTTCTATCCGCGCCTGAACGCCGTTGTGACGGCCACGGAGTCGGCTCAGGAGGAGTGGACCAGGCTCCTGGACGGCGGGCCCGTCGTGCACTCTATACAGGACGCGCTGGCGGCCGGTCCGTGGCCGCGCTCGCGAATGGACAACAGGATCGTGGCCGCCGGCGGGCGGTGGGTGCCGGTCAAGGCGTACGACCGGCTGATCAAGGCGTTCGCCATCGTCGCCGACAAGCGGCCCGACTGGCGGCTGCGGCTCTACGGCGGCGGCCCGGAGGAGCGGCGGCTGCGCGCGCTGGTGCGCGAGCTCAACCTGCACAACCACGTCTACTTCATGGGCACCACGCCGGACCTGGCGGGCGAGTTCGCCAAGGCGTCGATCGTCGCCAACACCTCGCGGGCCGAGGACCAGTCCATGACGGTGCTCGAGGCCATGGGGTGCGGGGTGCCGGTGGTGGCGTTCGAGGGGTCCAAGGGGCCGACGGAGTTCGTGGCCACGGGTTACAACGGGATTCT includes:
- the disA gene encoding DNA integrity scanning diadenylate cyclase DisA; protein product: MDRSLDERRREALAAVAPGTPLRDGLERILRGQTGGLIVLGYNRDVEELCSGGFELDVDFSATRLRELAKMDGAIVLSDDHKIVRAAVHLVPDPAIPTDEAGTRHRTAQRVARQTGLPIIAISKSMRIIALYLDGIRYVLEESAAILSKANQALATLERYKHRLDEVSGTLSALEIEDLVTVRDVAAVVQRLEMVRRISDEIKGYVVELGTDGRLLSLQLDELVAGVDSERELVIRDYLPAPSARRQKRLVDAMHDLDTLSGNELLDLSAVAQVLGHHGSDKLDSPVSPRGFRLLAKVPRLPATVVDRLVSHFGSLQKLLAASIDDLQAVGGVGESRARSVREGLSRLAESSILERYV
- the radA gene encoding DNA repair protein RadA, whose translation is MAKSAQKPGYRCAECGWRTTKWVGRCGECQAWGTVDEEGARAGATIVQGGATSAPAVPIGQVKAEVAAARTTGVGELDRVLGGGLVAGAVVLLAGEPGIGKSTLLLQAAARIAQRETVLYVTGEESAAQVRLRADRIAAIEPNLYLAAETELSALVTHVEKVQPTLLVVDSVQTVGSAQATGVPGGVTQVREVAANLVRLAKDRNMATVLVGHVTKEGSIAGPRTLEHLVDVVLNFEGDRHSRLRMVRAIKNRFGPTDEVGCFDLHERGIEGITDPSGLFVSRRSEPVPGTCVTVTVEGTRPLPAEVQALVARTEAQQPRRTSSGLDTYRVQMILAVLERRLNARLGGCDVFTATVGGIKLADPAVDLSVMLAVASAAGDKPLPPGLVALGEVGLAGELRPVKDVRRRLTEAARLGFKRALVPAGSLEDGARRRNGQRALVPVGPVAFAPGFEVVQAENVWDALTHVT
- the trxA gene encoding thioredoxin, whose amino-acid sequence is MITLTTENFDEQVLKSDRPVLVDFWAEWCGPCRMVAPVLEQIEAERGLTIGKLNTDENPEIMAKYGVMGIPTLILFENGEPVKRVVGAKPKRLLESDLGLV
- a CDS encoding MerR family transcriptional regulator — its product is MRIGELAERTGVSTRSLRYYEQHGLLSARRGSNGYRQYSEDDVRLVTEIRALLAVGFTLEDTRPFVDCLRSGHSTGGSCAESVEVYQRKLAEIDEEIRLLLTRRAEVAAQLAQSCPGCFVRG
- a CDS encoding class I SAM-dependent methyltransferase, encoding MPRIAKGAIPSPNIWNTPQVYEVENRAVDPEGAADAAMRALRPWDAATVLDIGCGTGYHLPVLARSAASVIGVEPHGDLAMLARRRCAALANVSVHAAAAQDLPLPDASVDVAMARWAYFFGPGCEPGLRELSRVVRRGGAAFVIDLDATRGSFGRWFSHTVPTYSAREVEAFWDRHGWQRQPLDLRMAFERRADLEAVLRIEFAPEVAEQAIAETPGLELPYPNVLRWRYY
- a CDS encoding sugar phosphate isomerase/epimerase family protein, giving the protein MADVIRVPNAKIALSTASVYPERTPDAFELAARLGYDGVEIMVGADPVSQDIDVIERLSEHYQVPVLAIHAPCLLVTQRVWGRDPWAKLVKAQKAAERLGASTVVVHPPFRWQRDYARDFEVGLARMRDETDVTFAVENMFPLRARGNDVVPYSPGWNPIDYEFPQVTLDLSHTAVSGSDAMEMAAKLGDRLAHLHLADGIGVTNKDEHLVPGRGNQPCAQMLERLAKTGYSGLVVLEINTRKAASRTERIDDLAEGLAFARLHLAAST
- a CDS encoding class I SAM-dependent methyltransferase — encoded protein: MRDLGRVFDRVADAYDAGRPSYPDEMYRAVSELTGVDLDGATTVDVGAGTGILTRALRARGSHVIAVDPGAEMLAKLMSRSANGTPAVAAVQGDGNALPLADGVADLVAYGQSWHWLDPVVSIAEARRVLRQRGAIVGCWNFHHAAQADWLAAYEARLAEEVPAYWGPAVEEWSVPPIASAFEVIEERWIPWTRLVGIEDFLLDLRSHSYMAALSAQAAGALVERQRAELREEFPEGVLSVPMRVYLAVGR
- a CDS encoding TetR/AcrR family transcriptional regulator, whose protein sequence is MSTVKRRPGRRPGSADTRGEILAAARKVFSEKGFDKATVRGIAREAKVDPALVHHYFATKEGMFAAAMQLPVSPDTVIPLLLEGPREEIGERLVRMILRVTASPETREPLVALIRSAMTNEQAAVMMREFITNALLYQVAGRLEVPHLRIEAAFAQMFGVILGRYVLKLEPLASADPEELVELLAPTIQRYFAG
- a CDS encoding (Fe-S)-binding protein, with the protein product MLWVAIIGLVMTVLAVAVAGRRALFLYKLATVGPPAPERIDYAKTHAADEAKAQLVEVFGQKKLLKWTPSGTAHFFVMWAFFILLTVYIEAYGAIVQGAITGRPDFHIPLIGTWGVLGFLQDFIAVACLAGLAVFAGIRIKNAPEKLGRSSRFSGSHLGGAWLVLFMIFNIIWTLFLARGAAAANGNFPYSSGAFVSLALGDVLPQSGLLEEIALLLHIGFMLVFLVIVVHSKHLHIFTAPLNVLFSRRPDGLGAAVEMRVDGKPVDFEDEDLDPERLGRGKIGDTTWKGFLDFYSCTECGRCQSQCPAWNTDKPLSPKMLILDQRDHAFKVAPYLMAASTEHADKDVLALLEKPLVGEDGVIHPDVLWSCTNCGACVEQCPVDIEHIDHILDMRRYQVMVESSFPSEAGVMVKNLENKGNPWGMSEMKRADWIEELDFEVEVVDEKMPEDAEYLFWVGCAGALEDRAKKTTKAVAELLHIAGVKFAVLGPMEACTGDPARRLGMEYLFNMLAQQNIETLNEAGVKKIVATCPHCFNTLANEYPQLGGTYEVVHHTQLLSKLVDEGLLTPITPIEEKITYHDPCFLGRHNKVYSQPRDIMSKVPGVTTQEMHRHKDRGFCCGAGGARMWMEERIGKRINTERVDEALTTNPDTVSTACPFCMVMLGDAINEKKNNGEAKESLEVVDVAQLLIKSVKGAS
- a CDS encoding glycosyltransferase; translation: MKVSLVLPSAYGMRGDVRATLNLASALAKRHEVEVISVRRQKEKPFFPVDPDVAMRSVVDARPGVRHVLPRGQMRTEVALWRVLRGLKCDVLITTRPALGVQAARHAPREILKIAREWSRPAVPAPVKRFYPRLNAVVTATESAQEEWTRLLDGGPVVHSIQDALAAGPWPRSRMDNRIVAAGGRWVPVKAYDRLIKAFAIVADKRPDWRLRLYGGGPEERRLRALVRELNLHNHVYFMGTTPDLAGEFAKASIVANTSRAEDQSMTVLEAMGCGVPVVAFEGSKGPTEFVATGYNGILVPQPDVPGSGTASDVPGSGSASNADPPLFAAALLALIDDERRRRSLAAGALDTALRHSAGEVAEQWEKLITDLH